The proteins below are encoded in one region of Candidatus Eisenbacteria bacterium:
- a CDS encoding DUF2330 domain-containing protein, with protein MPVNRWLLALAICLAGALSAPAAYSFCGFYVARGDAKIFNRASKVVMVRDGTRTVLTMANDFKGEPKEFAVVVPVPTFLEKGQIHIGDRAVIDHLDAYSAPRLVEYFDPDPCQQMAYEMKGKASAMAPMALSDRADARAKALGVRVEATYTVGEYDIVILSAKQSGGLETWLLENGYTLPRGASAVLGGYIKQNMRFFVAKVNLTEQAKLGFSYLRPLQVAFESPKFMLPIRLGMVNSNGPQELFVFALTRDGRVETTNYRTVRLPEGMDVPEYVKDEFPAFYRAMFAEQVRKESGEAVFLEYAWDMGWCDPCAADPLSQEELHGLGVWWIGDPRGDAAGRIGLVPPVGGAQQVFITRLHVRYDNAHFPEDLVFQQTGDKSNFQGRFVIHHPWKGGSECPGIDSYLTELRGRRAKEAENLATLTGWSMERIRRRMNLDGDWSAPGDEQKWWQRMWPSN; from the coding sequence ATTCCCGTGAACCGATGGCTGCTCGCGCTCGCGATCTGCCTGGCGGGCGCCTTGTCGGCGCCGGCCGCGTATAGCTTCTGTGGATTTTACGTCGCCCGAGGCGACGCGAAGATCTTCAACCGCGCCTCGAAGGTCGTGATGGTGCGGGACGGCACCCGGACCGTCCTCACGATGGCGAACGACTTCAAGGGCGAACCGAAGGAGTTCGCGGTGGTCGTGCCCGTGCCGACATTCTTGGAGAAGGGGCAGATTCATATCGGCGACCGGGCCGTGATCGACCACCTCGACGCCTATTCCGCGCCGAGGCTGGTGGAGTACTTCGATCCGGATCCATGCCAGCAGATGGCGTACGAGATGAAAGGCAAGGCGTCGGCGATGGCACCCATGGCGCTGTCGGATCGGGCCGATGCGCGCGCCAAGGCGTTGGGCGTCAGGGTGGAGGCGACCTACACGGTGGGCGAATACGACATCGTGATCCTCTCCGCGAAGCAGAGCGGCGGCCTCGAGACCTGGCTCCTCGAGAACGGCTACACGCTGCCCCGCGGCGCCTCCGCGGTGCTCGGCGGCTACATCAAGCAGAACATGCGCTTCTTCGTGGCGAAGGTGAACCTCACGGAGCAGGCCAAGCTCGGCTTCTCCTATCTGCGTCCGCTCCAGGTCGCCTTCGAGTCCCCCAAGTTCATGCTCCCGATCCGGCTCGGCATGGTGAACTCCAACGGGCCGCAGGAATTATTTGTATTCGCGCTGACCCGGGACGGGCGCGTCGAGACGACCAACTATCGAACGGTGCGGCTCCCCGAGGGGATGGACGTGCCCGAGTACGTGAAGGATGAGTTCCCCGCCTTCTACCGCGCCATGTTCGCCGAGCAGGTCCGAAAGGAGAGCGGCGAGGCCGTGTTCCTCGAGTACGCGTGGGATATGGGATGGTGCGATCCCTGCGCGGCCGATCCGCTCTCGCAGGAGGAGCTGCACGGGCTGGGAGTCTGGTGGATCGGCGATCCGAGAGGCGATGCCGCCGGGAGGATTGGGTTAGTCCCGCCGGTCGGAGGCGCGCAGCAGGTCTTCATCACGCGGCTGCACGTGCGTTACGACAACGCCCACTTCCCCGAGGACCTGGTCTTCCAGCAGACCGGAGACAAGTCGAATTTCCAGGGCCGCTTCGTGATTCATCACCCGTGGAAGGGCGGCTCGGAATGCCCTGGGATTGATTCCTACCTCACCGAGCTCCGAGGCCGCAGAGCGAAGGAGGCCGAGAATCTCGCCACTCTCACCGGATGGTCGATGGAGCGCATCCGGCGGAGGATGAATCTGGACGGGGACTGGTCCGCGCCGGGCGACGAGCAGAAGTGGTGGCAAAGGATGTGGCCCTCGAACTAG
- a CDS encoding DUF2330 domain-containing protein: protein MKWLTLVVSALLAGGAAAPSAQAFCGFYVAQGDAKIFNHASKVVLARDGNRTVLTMVSDFQGDPKEFAVVVPVPVVPEKGQVHIGDAAWVDHLDAYSAPRLVEYTDPNPCPEAEPHYRGGLALEIAGDAIALKAGVIGTKGSIRVEAQYKVDEYEIVILSATEGRGLDQWLKANGYRIPDGAPAVLQSYIKQGMFFFVAKVDVQEQKRLGYNYLRPIQVAFESPKFVLPIRLGMVNADGPQEMFVFTLTRQGRVEALNYRTVKLPTGIDVPEFVKGEFPDFYRLVFADQHRKAGESGVFLEYAWVVVPGTPSCDPCTAPYLTELRSLGAFWIAAGPGPPGDAVLTRLHLRYDGRHFPEDLQLMMTADRENWQARYVLHHPYRGPEECPQLVEYRKGVWERRRKEAENYCSLTGARFDGIRAKMGVDERWSEPNESLVWWERLWK from the coding sequence ATGAAATGGCTCACTCTCGTGGTAAGTGCCCTCTTGGCGGGCGGCGCGGCGGCGCCGTCCGCCCAGGCGTTCTGCGGCTTCTACGTGGCGCAGGGAGACGCCAAGATCTTCAACCACGCGTCCAAGGTCGTGTTGGCGCGCGACGGGAATCGGACCGTCCTCACGATGGTCAGCGACTTCCAGGGAGACCCGAAGGAATTCGCCGTCGTCGTGCCCGTACCGGTGGTCCCTGAGAAGGGCCAGGTGCACATCGGCGACGCGGCGTGGGTCGATCACCTGGATGCGTACTCGGCGCCGAGATTGGTCGAGTACACCGATCCGAATCCGTGTCCCGAGGCCGAACCGCATTACAGAGGGGGGCTGGCCCTCGAGATCGCAGGGGACGCGATCGCGCTCAAAGCCGGGGTCATAGGTACGAAGGGCTCAATCAGGGTCGAAGCCCAGTACAAAGTCGACGAGTACGAGATCGTGATCCTCTCGGCCACTGAGGGTCGCGGCCTCGATCAATGGCTGAAGGCGAACGGATACCGAATCCCCGACGGCGCCCCGGCGGTCCTCCAGAGCTACATCAAGCAGGGGATGTTCTTCTTCGTCGCGAAGGTGGACGTCCAGGAGCAGAAGCGGCTCGGCTACAACTACCTGCGTCCCATCCAGGTCGCCTTCGAGTCCCCCAAATTCGTGCTGCCGATCCGCCTGGGCATGGTGAACGCCGATGGACCCCAGGAGATGTTTGTTTTCACCCTCACGCGGCAGGGTCGTGTGGAGGCATTGAACTACCGCACGGTCAAGCTCCCGACCGGCATCGATGTGCCGGAGTTCGTGAAGGGCGAATTCCCCGACTTCTACCGGCTCGTGTTTGCGGACCAGCACCGGAAAGCGGGCGAATCGGGCGTATTTCTCGAGTACGCCTGGGTGGTTGTGCCCGGCACTCCCTCATGCGACCCGTGCACGGCTCCCTACCTCACGGAGTTGCGCTCCCTGGGCGCGTTCTGGATCGCGGCGGGACCCGGACCGCCCGGCGACGCGGTCCTCACGCGTCTCCACCTCCGCTACGACGGGCGGCACTTCCCCGAGGACCTGCAGCTCATGATGACGGCCGATCGGGAGAACTGGCAGGCAAGGTACGTCCTTCATCATCCGTACCGCGGCCCGGAGGAATGTCCGCAGTTGGTCGAGTACAGAAAGGGCGTCTGGGAACGCCGCCGAAAGGAGGCGGAGAACTACTGCAGCCTGACCGGCGCCCGGTTCGACGGCATCCGCGCCAAGATGGGCGTCGACGAGCGGTGGTCCGAGCCGAATGAGTCCCTAGTTTGGTGGGAACGGCTCTGGAAGTAG
- a CDS encoding DUF3303 domain-containing protein, with protein sequence MQRTLYMVVERFKNKDAAPVYRRFKDSGRMMPDGLAYVSSWIDDKLERCYQLMETHDRSLLDAWMARWSDLMEFEVYPVITSKEAVEKIAPRL encoded by the coding sequence ATGCAGAGGACCCTCTACATGGTGGTCGAGCGCTTCAAGAACAAGGATGCCGCCCCCGTCTATCGGCGTTTCAAGGACAGCGGACGCATGATGCCCGATGGCTTGGCCTACGTGTCGAGCTGGATCGACGACAAGCTCGAGCGCTGCTATCAGCTGATGGAAACCCATGACCGGTCGCTCCTCGACGCCTGGATGGCTCGCTGGAGCGACCTCATGGAGTTCGAGGTGTATCCGGTGATCACCTCGAAGGAAGCCGTCGAGAAGATCGCGCCCCGCCTCTAA
- a CDS encoding DinB family protein: MGRRAQALAERLEQGAANLAKFAEALSDAEWRMKIPHDGRPVGVIVHHVGNMYPIEIQLAQTLGAGKPIAGVTWDAVADINAKHAKEHAAVSKQEAVEFLRRNSKVAADAIRSFSDEQLDNAAPVSLNADAPLTAQFFLEDHAVRHSFHHLAKIRSTVGR; the protein is encoded by the coding sequence ATGGGACGGCGGGCGCAGGCACTCGCGGAACGGCTGGAGCAAGGGGCAGCGAATCTAGCGAAATTTGCTGAGGCACTTTCAGATGCGGAATGGCGGATGAAGATCCCCCACGACGGGCGGCCCGTCGGGGTCATCGTGCACCACGTCGGAAACATGTACCCGATCGAGATCCAGCTCGCCCAGACCCTCGGGGCAGGGAAGCCGATTGCCGGCGTGACCTGGGACGCGGTGGCGGACATCAACGCGAAGCACGCCAAGGAGCACGCCGCGGTCTCGAAGCAGGAGGCGGTTGAGTTCCTGCGGCGGAACAGCAAGGTCGCCGCCGATGCCATACGCTCGTTCTCCGACGAGCAATTGGATAACGCCGCGCCCGTCTCGCTCAACGCCGATGCGCCCCTGACGGCGCAGTTCTTCCTCGAGGATCACGCGGTCCGGCACAGCTTTCACCATCTCGCGAAGATCCGTTCGACGGTCGGGCGCTGA
- a CDS encoding DNA polymerase III subunit alpha: protein MWSVWGPWRRPSTAFAPASVRRRSSPPRGWRTVLSFVHLHVHSHYSLMRGVDTLEALAQAARERGMDRFALTDTNALYGFVFYRQICAEAGLTPIAGAEVVEAAGANGNGGRNADGNGTHPARAVLLARGREGYRSLCRVLTARHLDPAFSLAASTRAHAEGLVLLSEDRALLAPLRDALPTYAELVPGRGDRALRQWARSEGIPCVATNDVHFVHREAHHLHHVLRAIDRNSTLDRVPSHDLAESARTFASAAEMEARFPHAPEALENAMRLGEECAADWPMGRTVFPSYPLERGDAFEILHARCEAGILHRYGRDPAPAVRARLDRELAIIREKGYADYFLIVEAITSRTPRTCGRGSGAASIVAYLLGITHVDPVRHNLFFERFLSPERKDPPDIDVDFAWDERDAIQLAVLEENGAPVRAAMVANHVGFRAKGAIHEIAKVYGLPEAEIMNVTKRLAGYWGLEDPVERLDGRPRFKDVDFEPPWPEILAQAVALEGHPRHLSVHSGGVVLVPDSLADHVPVEIAPKGVPIVQWEKDQVEDYGLVKMDLLGNRSLAVIRDAVAAVARNTGLAIDERTWNPIEDPETQRLMRDGETIGVFYVESCSMRQLQRKARVGDFDHLVIHSSMIRPAANRFIREYVRRLHGGAYEPLHPALTHTLDETYGIMCYQEDVTKVSMELAGLSLAQAEGLRKALSQKRPLKPLRAYQAEFYAGAAARGATREVIDKVWEMILSFAGYSFCKPHSASYALVSFRSGWLRAHHPAEFIAAVISNQGGYYTTFAYISEARRMGLTILPPDVNASERAYTGKGREVRVGLMQLKGLHHDTLDALLAERVRGGAFRSFADLRARVPLRPSDAELLVKAGAIDSIAGGRTRPELLWELCLDGRAAEPAPELFQAPPVEAPRAPAYDRQTVLRHEVETLGFLLSAHPLEPYEHAMRGRGVIAARDLDRHAGRRVRILGWHVNSKLVQTKDKEPMEFIAFEDTTAIYDATLFPDAYRRFCHLLTSTRPFLLSGLVEEDFGVCTLTVDHIERL from the coding sequence CCTGCACGTTCATAGCCACTACTCGCTGATGCGGGGCGTCGACACGCTCGAGGCCCTGGCGCAAGCGGCGCGCGAGCGGGGGATGGACCGCTTCGCGTTGACCGATACGAACGCCCTCTACGGCTTCGTCTTCTACCGCCAGATCTGCGCCGAGGCCGGACTCACGCCGATCGCCGGTGCCGAGGTCGTGGAGGCGGCGGGCGCGAATGGCAACGGCGGTCGCAACGCCGATGGAAACGGTACGCACCCCGCGCGCGCCGTTCTCCTCGCGCGCGGCCGCGAGGGTTACCGCTCGCTCTGCCGCGTCCTCACCGCGCGGCACCTCGATCCCGCCTTTTCCCTTGCTGCCTCGACGCGAGCCCACGCCGAGGGGCTTGTCCTCCTCTCGGAGGACCGCGCGCTCCTGGCCCCGCTCCGCGACGCGCTCCCAACGTACGCCGAGCTCGTCCCTGGGCGCGGCGATCGCGCGCTCCGCCAATGGGCTCGCTCCGAGGGGATCCCCTGCGTCGCGACGAACGACGTGCACTTCGTCCACCGCGAGGCCCACCACCTCCACCACGTGCTCCGCGCGATCGACCGGAATTCAACGCTCGACCGCGTGCCGTCCCACGATCTCGCGGAGTCGGCGCGCACCTTCGCGTCCGCCGCCGAGATGGAGGCGCGCTTCCCGCACGCGCCGGAGGCGCTGGAGAACGCCATGCGTTTAGGCGAGGAGTGCGCGGCCGACTGGCCGATGGGGCGAACCGTATTTCCCTCGTATCCGCTCGAGCGGGGAGACGCCTTTGAGATCCTCCACGCGCGCTGCGAGGCGGGAATTCTCCACCGCTACGGCCGCGATCCCGCCCCCGCCGTGCGCGCGCGCCTCGACCGCGAGCTCGCGATCATCCGCGAGAAGGGCTACGCCGACTACTTCCTGATCGTGGAGGCGATCACGTCCCGCACGCCCCGCACCTGCGGCCGCGGCTCGGGCGCGGCCAGCATCGTGGCCTACCTGCTCGGGATCACCCACGTCGACCCGGTGCGGCACAACCTCTTCTTCGAGCGCTTCCTCTCGCCCGAGCGGAAGGACCCGCCCGACATCGACGTCGACTTCGCGTGGGACGAGCGGGATGCGATCCAGCTCGCCGTGCTCGAGGAGAACGGCGCGCCCGTCCGGGCGGCGATGGTCGCGAACCACGTCGGCTTCCGCGCCAAGGGAGCGATCCACGAGATCGCGAAGGTCTACGGCCTTCCCGAAGCCGAGATCATGAACGTGACGAAGCGGCTTGCCGGGTACTGGGGGCTCGAGGATCCGGTCGAGCGCTTGGACGGGCGCCCTCGTTTCAAGGACGTCGACTTCGAGCCGCCGTGGCCCGAGATCCTCGCCCAGGCGGTCGCGCTCGAGGGGCACCCGCGCCACCTCTCGGTGCACAGCGGCGGCGTCGTGCTCGTGCCGGACTCGCTCGCCGACCACGTGCCGGTCGAGATCGCGCCCAAGGGAGTGCCGATCGTCCAGTGGGAGAAGGACCAGGTCGAGGACTACGGCCTCGTGAAGATGGACCTGCTTGGGAACCGGTCGCTCGCCGTGATCCGAGACGCGGTCGCGGCGGTGGCGCGGAACACCGGCCTCGCGATCGACGAGCGGACGTGGAACCCGATCGAGGATCCCGAGACGCAGCGGCTCATGCGGGACGGGGAGACGATCGGCGTCTTCTACGTCGAGTCGTGCTCCATGCGACAGCTCCAGCGGAAGGCGCGCGTGGGCGACTTCGACCACTTGGTCATCCACTCGTCGATGATCCGCCCCGCCGCGAACCGCTTCATCCGCGAATACGTCCGGCGCCTCCACGGCGGCGCGTACGAGCCGCTCCACCCCGCGCTCACGCACACGCTCGACGAGACGTACGGGATCATGTGCTACCAGGAGGACGTGACCAAGGTCTCGATGGAGCTCGCGGGGCTCTCGCTCGCGCAGGCAGAAGGGCTCCGGAAGGCGCTGAGCCAGAAGCGCCCGCTGAAGCCGCTCCGGGCGTACCAGGCCGAGTTCTACGCGGGCGCGGCGGCGCGCGGCGCGACGCGCGAGGTGATCGACAAGGTGTGGGAGATGATCCTCTCCTTCGCGGGCTACTCCTTCTGCAAGCCGCACAGCGCCTCCTACGCGCTCGTGTCGTTTCGGTCAGGGTGGCTCCGCGCGCACCACCCGGCCGAGTTCATCGCCGCCGTGATCTCGAATCAGGGCGGCTACTACACGACTTTCGCCTACATCTCCGAAGCGCGGCGGATGGGGCTTACGATCCTGCCTCCGGACGTGAACGCGAGCGAGCGCGCCTACACGGGGAAGGGGCGTGAGGTGCGCGTGGGGCTGATGCAGCTCAAGGGGCTCCACCACGATACACTCGACGCGCTGCTCGCCGAGAGGGTGCGCGGGGGAGCGTTCCGGTCGTTCGCGGATCTGCGCGCCCGCGTGCCGCTTCGCCCCAGCGACGCGGAGCTGCTCGTGAAAGCGGGCGCCATCGATTCGATCGCGGGCGGACGAACGAGGCCCGAGCTGCTCTGGGAGCTCTGCCTCGATGGGCGGGCAGCCGAGCCCGCGCCCGAGCTCTTCCAAGCCCCGCCCGTCGAGGCGCCCCGCGCCCCCGCGTACGATCGCCAAACCGTCCTCCGCCACGAGGTCGAGACGCTCGGATTTCTCCTGAGCGCTCATCCGCTCGAGCCCTATGAGCACGCGATGCGGGGCCGGGGCGTCATCGCGGCCCGCGACCTGGACCGCCACGCGGGCCGCCGCGTCCGGATCCTCGGCTGGCACGTGAACTCGAAGCTCGTCCAGACGAAAGACAAGGAGCCGATGGAGTTCATCGCCTTCGAGGACACGACCGCGATCTACGACGCCACGCTCTTCCCGGACGCGTACCGCCGCTTCTGCCACCTTCTTACGAGCACGCGGCCGTTCCTTCTAAGCGGGCTCGTCGAGGAGGATTTCGGCGTCTGCACGCTGACGGTGGACCACATCGAGCGCCTCTAG